ATGACGATGTCGTACTTCCCGTCGCCGTAGGCGGGCCCGATGTTGAAGAAGTCGGAGGCGGTGCCGCCCGCGCCGACCGTGTACTGCCAGGGGGTCGACTCCCGGTAGGCCACCGGCTGGAGGGAGAAGTGCGCCGCCCGGGTGGCGGGCGCGCCCTGGTTGGCCATGACGCACCAGGCGTGGATCTGGCCGTTCGCCAGATACTCGAACCGGTCCAGGTACCCGTTGGGCTGGTACGGCAGCGCGCGGGCCGGGCGGGTGCCGGGCTCCTGTGCGGGCCGGGAGTTGGTGGTCGGCACCGGGTTGGGCAGCGGGCCGCAGGTGGCGTAGCCGATGACGCTCGTGGCGGGCAGCGAGACCGGCCCGGTGACCGGGTGGGCGAAGTCGAAGACGCCGGTCAGGTCCCCGCAGACGGTGCGCCGCCAGTCGCTGATGTTCGGGCACTTGGCGGGCGTGCCGAGCGCGGCCGTCCAGGTCTCCAGGAACCGCAGCACCGAGGTGTGGTCGAAGACCTCCGACGACACCCAGCCGCCCCGGGTCCAGGGCGAGACGACGATCATCGGCACCCGGAAGCCGAGCCCGTAGGGCACCCCGTTCAGGAACTCACCGGGGGTCCCGGCGGGCGGCGACGGCGGCGGCACATGGTCGAAGAAGCCGTCGTTCTCGTCGTAGTTGAGGAACAGCACGGTGGAGTCGAAGACATCAGGATCGGCGGCCAGCGCCTGGTGGACGAGATGGACGAAGTGCGCCCCGTCGCCCGGAGTGGAGTACGGGTGCTCGGAGAACGCCTGGTTGGGCACCACCCACGAGACCTGCGGCAGGGTGCCGGCGAGCACGTCGGCCTTGATGGCGGCGGCGATGTCGTCCGGGGTGGAGCCGGTGACCCGTGGCACGGACGACATGCCCCGCACATGCAGCGGGTCGGTGGCCGGGGCGTCGGTGAACTTCTTGAAGTAGGCGCAGCCGTTGTCGCCGTAGTTGTCCTGCGCGTTCTGGTAGACCTTCCAGCTCACCCCGGCCGCCTGGAGCGCCTCGGCGTAGTTCTGCCAGGTCAGGCCCGTCTCGTCGCCGCCGTCGTAGCTGGCGGCGTCGACCTTGCCGCTCCACAGGTAGGTGCGGTTGGGACCGGTGGCGCTGAGGGCGGAGCTGAAGTAGGCGTCGCAGACCGTGTACGCGTCGGCGAGCGCGTAGTGGAAGGGGATGTCGGTGCGGTCCAGATAGCCGAGCGAGCGCACATTGCCCACGCCCGCCACCCAGTTGTCCATGCGGCCCTTGTTCCACGCCGCGTGCTGCGAGGTCCACGAGTGCGGCAGGTCGCCGCTGCACTGGGCCAGCGTCTCCCCGTCCTTGCCGCCCGCCGCGGGGGTGGCGCTGAGCTTCCACGGGTACTGGCGGCCGGTGCCGCCTGGCTGCTCGAAGACCGAGCGGTCGCCGGGCAGCGGCACTCCGCTGCGGTCGTCGAAGCCGCGCACCCCTTTCAGCCGCCCGAAGTAGTGGTCGAAGCTGCGGTTCTCCTGCATGAGGATCACCACGTGCCGTACGTCCTTGACGGTGCCGGTCGCCGCCCGCCCGGCCGCGTACGCCGGGCGCTGGCCGGCGCCGAGCGCCACGCCCGCCGCCACGGTCGCGCCGAACCCCACGAAGCCCCTACGGCTGATCGGTCTCATTCGCCCCGCCTTCGTCACCGGAGTGCCCCTGCGGCACACCGCGCGCAAGCGTGCCCCTGCGCGCGGTGAAACGCCAGAGCGCGTAAGGGAGTTGGGGGGGGGTGGACCCCTCGAAGGGGGGCGAGGGGTCCACCCGGCTCGGGACGTCCTGGGTCAGGCGGTCTTCAGTCTGAGCCCGGCCGCGACCGAGTCGGTGCGGACGAAGACCGACACCGGGTACTGGCCGTCGCAGTACTTGTTGCCCGCCGACACGATGCCCACCACCTTGCCGCCGCTGACCAGCGGACCGCCGGAGTCGCCCGGACACACGCTGTCGGCGGTGCCGCGCCGGGGCGTCCCGCACAGCATCGCCCCGGGGTCGGTGTCCTCGTCGGTGTAGGGGCGGCAGCCGGTGAGCGGGGAGAGGACCAGCTGCGTCTGCTTCAGCCGGGTCGCCGAGACGCCGGGGCCGGTGCGCCCCCAGCCCAGCACGAGCGCCTTCCTGCCGGAGGCGACCAGCGCGGCGTCGCGCGGCCCGGCCACCGGGATCGGCCGGTAGGGCATCGCCCGGTCCAGCGTGAGCACGGCCGCGTCGTGGGCGAGGCCGGGGGAGGTGTAGTGCGCGTCCATCCGCGCGGACTTCACCCGCCGTACGGTGCCGTCGGTGCCGTTCACCTGCGTCCGGCCGCCGATCACCCGCAGCGCGGAGAGCTTCCCGGCGTCCTGGACGCAGTGCCCGGCGGTGAGCACCTTGGTCGGTGCCACGAGGGTGCCGCCGCAGAACTGCTGTCCGTTCAGCTCGATGAGCATGGTGTACGGCTGGTCCGCGGCCTTGGCCGGACCGCCGCCCCTGACCGCGGCGGCCTGGCCCGCACCGGCCAGCAGCGTGCCCGCCGCGAGGAGCGCGGTGACGGCCGCGGCGCCGCGCACGCCCGCGGAGCTGCCCGGGAACCTGAAGGAACGGAAACGCATGACGGGATCCCCCTGAACCGATCGCCCGACCTGGCGGTCCGTGCGGACCGGCGGACGGCCCCCACGGCCGCCGCTTCGCGATCGACCGGGAAGACGTGCCGCGCGCGGCCCGGGTTGCACGGCCGGCGCCCCGGATCGATCTTTTTCCGCCGGGGCCGCCCGTCCCTGTGACCAGGCGCGCCCCGCGTCCGGCGCCGGGCGGCCCGTGCGGCAGGGCCGGTCAGCTCCGTGCCGGGGCCCGCCGCGCCCATGCGCGCACCACCGGCACACAGGACTCGGCGAAGCGGTCGTAGTCGGCCGGGGTGTTGTAGACGTGCGCCGACACCCGCAGGTACCCGACGCCGTCGAAGCTGGTGAAGGCCGTCTCCGCGCCCAGTTCGGCGGGGGCCCGGTCGCGCAGGGCGTCCGCCGCGAGCCGGCTGGTGCCCAGCGGCTCGGGCAGTCTGACCAGGCGCATGCCGGGCACGGGCATGCCGACGTCGGCGCTCGGCACCCCGGCCGCGGATCCGGC
The sequence above is drawn from the Streptomyces sp. SAT1 genome and encodes:
- a CDS encoding phosphocholine-specific phospholipase C, translating into MRPISRRGFVGFGATVAAGVALGAGQRPAYAAGRAATGTVKDVRHVVILMQENRSFDHYFGRLKGVRGFDDRSGVPLPGDRSVFEQPGGTGRQYPWKLSATPAAGGKDGETLAQCSGDLPHSWTSQHAAWNKGRMDNWVAGVGNVRSLGYLDRTDIPFHYALADAYTVCDAYFSSALSATGPNRTYLWSGKVDAASYDGGDETGLTWQNYAEALQAAGVSWKVYQNAQDNYGDNGCAYFKKFTDAPATDPLHVRGMSSVPRVTGSTPDDIAAAIKADVLAGTLPQVSWVVPNQAFSEHPYSTPGDGAHFVHLVHQALAADPDVFDSTVLFLNYDENDGFFDHVPPPSPPAGTPGEFLNGVPYGLGFRVPMIVVSPWTRGGWVSSEVFDHTSVLRFLETWTAALGTPAKCPNISDWRRTVCGDLTGVFDFAHPVTGPVSLPATSVIGYATCGPLPNPVPTTNSRPAQEPGTRPARALPYQPNGYLDRFEYLANGQIHAWCVMANQGAPATRAAHFSLQPVAYRESTPWQYTVGAGGTASDFFNIGPAYGDGKYDIVMLGPNRFQRRFRGNATTAGRQAEVRTRYAVESGTGKLAVWFAMTNSGSAPVTFTITSDHYRGDGPWRYRVAAGATTEDFFNAVAFQNGWYDFTVTVDSDAAWSRRFTGHLETGAPSVSG
- a CDS encoding S1 family peptidase — its product is MRFRSFRFPGSSAGVRGAAAVTALLAAGTLLAGAGQAAAVRGGGPAKAADQPYTMLIELNGQQFCGGTLVAPTKVLTAGHCVQDAGKLSALRVIGGRTQVNGTDGTVRRVKSARMDAHYTSPGLAHDAAVLTLDRAMPYRPIPVAGPRDAALVASGRKALVLGWGRTGPGVSATRLKQTQLVLSPLTGCRPYTDEDTDPGAMLCGTPRRGTADSVCPGDSGGPLVSGGKVVGIVSAGNKYCDGQYPVSVFVRTDSVAAGLRLKTA